A section of the Paracoccaceae bacterium genome encodes:
- a CDS encoding class II histone deacetylase, whose protein sequence is MTTGFFWDERCLWHSGGDYAFMLPVGGLVQPMATGGLPENPETKRRLVNLMRVTGLLDALDTKPAAPATPEDLRRVHPADYLDRFKAQSDAGGGENGLRTPFGRGGFETAALSEGLAKAALFAVLRAELTNAYALSRPPGHHCLPDFPNGFCLLANIAIAVEAALAEGLAGRVAILDWDVHHGNGTEAIFYDRPDVLTISLHQERNYPMDTGDFSDRGQGKGTGANLNIPLPPGTGHAGFIEAMERLVLPALTRFRPDVIVVACGFDASLIDPLGRMLATSDTFGALTAMTMQAADELCSGRLVLVHEGGYSEAHVPFCGHRVIQTLSGLDIHAPDPFAETFTARQPGPGFDAYVSGLISEMSDALA, encoded by the coding sequence ATGACCACGGGGTTCTTCTGGGATGAACGCTGCCTGTGGCACTCCGGCGGCGATTACGCCTTCATGCTGCCGGTCGGCGGGCTGGTGCAGCCGATGGCAACCGGCGGCCTGCCGGAAAACCCCGAAACCAAGCGGCGGCTGGTGAACCTGATGCGGGTGACCGGGCTGCTGGATGCGCTTGACACGAAACCGGCAGCCCCCGCCACACCCGAGGACCTGCGCCGCGTGCACCCAGCGGACTACCTCGACCGATTTAAGGCCCAATCCGATGCGGGCGGAGGAGAGAATGGCCTGCGCACCCCCTTCGGGCGCGGTGGCTTTGAAACCGCGGCCCTGTCGGAAGGGCTGGCCAAGGCGGCCTTGTTCGCGGTGCTGCGCGCAGAACTGACCAACGCCTACGCCCTGTCGCGCCCACCCGGCCACCACTGCCTGCCGGATTTCCCCAACGGTTTCTGCCTGCTGGCCAATATCGCCATCGCGGTAGAAGCTGCGCTGGCCGAGGGGTTGGCCGGGCGCGTCGCGATCCTCGACTGGGACGTGCATCACGGCAACGGGACCGAGGCGATCTTTTATGACCGCCCGGATGTCCTGACAATCTCGCTCCATCAGGAGCGTAATTATCCGATGGATACCGGGGATTTTTCGGATCGTGGTCAGGGCAAAGGCACCGGCGCAAACCTCAACATTCCGCTGCCGCCGGGGACGGGGCATGCAGGCTTTATCGAAGCGATGGAGCGCCTGGTGCTGCCAGCACTGACCAGGTTTCGCCCCGACGTTATTGTGGTGGCCTGCGGCTTTGATGCCTCGCTCATCGACCCGCTGGGGAGGATGCTGGCAACCTCGGACACCTTTGGTGCCCTGACCGCAATGACTATGCAGGCGGCGGATGAGCTGTGCAGCGGGCGATTGGTGCTGGTACATGAGGGCGGCTATTCCGAGGCCCACGTGCCGTTCTGCGGCCATCGGGTGATCCAGACGCTGAGCGGACTGGACATACACGCGCCGGATCCCTTCGCCGAAACCTTCACCGCACGCCAACCGGGGCCGGGATTTGACGCATATGTCTCTGGCTTGATTTCCGAAATGTCCGACGCGCTGGCCTGA
- a CDS encoding M48 family metalloprotease has translation MPDAGPRADARTAVNNFVTVAKRLEPVAERTCRAETRGVNCDFQIVVDDRVELPPNAFQTLDDRGRPIIGFTIALIADARNQDELALILGHEAAHHILGHIPRQQQTAMASALLAGVLAAATGVSDAGVQDAQNIGASIGARLFAKSFELQADELGTRIALQAGFDPVRGAAYFGRIADPGNRFLGTHPPNGDRVALIKRTAQGR, from the coding sequence TTGCCGGACGCCGGGCCGCGCGCCGATGCGCGCACCGCGGTGAACAATTTCGTCACCGTTGCCAAGCGGCTGGAACCTGTGGCCGAGCGGACCTGCCGGGCAGAGACGCGCGGTGTGAACTGTGATTTCCAGATTGTCGTGGATGACCGGGTCGAGTTGCCGCCGAACGCCTTTCAGACTCTGGACGACCGGGGCCGTCCGATCATCGGCTTCACCATCGCCTTGATCGCGGATGCGCGCAATCAGGATGAATTGGCGCTGATCCTGGGCCATGAGGCGGCGCATCATATCCTGGGCCATATTCCGCGTCAGCAACAGACCGCGATGGCAAGTGCGCTGCTGGCCGGCGTGCTGGCGGCGGCCACCGGGGTCAGTGATGCCGGGGTACAGGATGCGCAGAACATCGGGGCCAGCATTGGCGCGCGTCTGTTCGCCAAGAGTTTCGAGTTGCAGGCGGATGAGCTTGGCACAAGGATTGCCTTGCAGGCCGGGTTTGATCCGGTCCGGGGTGCGGCCTATTTCGGGCGCATAGCTGACCCCGGCAACCGGTTCCTTGGCACGCACCCGCCCAACGGCGACCGGGTGGCGTTGATCAAACGCACCGCCCAGGGGCGATAG
- a CDS encoding diacylglycerol kinase, whose amino-acid sequence MIRDEWQRFLNRVIWSWQGWAATWRTEKSLRQWVMVNVISAGFAIWLDLLGGERALILSLGLLILAVELMNTALETAIDYVSTDQHPLAKKAKDASSAAVAVTSIAGAVAWIAVLAG is encoded by the coding sequence ATGATCCGGGACGAATGGCAGCGGTTCCTTAACCGGGTGATCTGGTCCTGGCAGGGCTGGGCCGCAACCTGGCGGACGGAAAAGAGCCTGCGTCAATGGGTTATGGTCAATGTGATCTCGGCAGGGTTTGCGATCTGGCTGGATCTGTTGGGCGGCGAACGGGCGCTGATCTTGAGCCTGGGTTTGCTGATTCTGGCGGTCGAGTTGATGAACACCGCGTTGGAAACGGCGATCGACTATGTCTCGACCGATCAGCATCCGCTGGCCAAGAAGGCAAAGGATGCCAGCAGCGCAGCGGTGGCCGTGACAAGCATCGCCGGAGCGGTTGCGTGGATCGCGGTTCTGGCCGGATAG
- a CDS encoding phosphodiesterase, which translates to MTATSPANPAGLPDGFTDAVFAHRGLHGVAGPENSPSAFRAAIARGYGIELDVQASAENRAMVFHDDTLDRLTDQTGPVRARQTAELGAIRLRRGSDMIPTLDAVLRTVAGQVPLLIEIKDQDGAMGTQNIGPLEYAVARALKSYAGDVAVMSFNPHSVAALQKAAPERPRGLVTCDWSRDDWPNVPAPRRDQLRQIPDYAPLGCSFISHDASDLHRPRVAELRGQSAAILTWTIRSHEAERAARRVADTVTFEGYLPLG; encoded by the coding sequence ATGACGGCCACATCACCGGCAAATCCAGCGGGCCTGCCCGATGGCTTCACCGATGCCGTGTTCGCGCATCGCGGATTGCACGGTGTTGCCGGGCCGGAAAACTCGCCCTCTGCATTCCGGGCCGCAATCGCGCGCGGCTATGGGATTGAACTGGATGTCCAGGCCAGTGCGGAAAACCGGGCGATGGTGTTTCACGATGATACTCTGGACCGGCTGACCGACCAGACCGGCCCGGTGCGCGCCCGCCAAACGGCCGAGCTTGGGGCCATCCGGCTCAGGCGCGGGTCCGACATGATCCCGACGCTTGATGCGGTGTTGCGAACGGTGGCCGGGCAAGTGCCGCTGCTGATCGAGATCAAGGATCAGGACGGCGCCATGGGAACGCAGAATATCGGGCCGCTGGAATACGCAGTGGCGCGGGCGCTGAAGTCCTACGCCGGGGATGTCGCGGTGATGTCGTTCAACCCCCATTCGGTTGCGGCCCTGCAAAAAGCCGCGCCAGAGCGTCCGCGCGGCCTGGTGACCTGTGACTGGTCCCGCGATGACTGGCCGAACGTTCCGGCGCCGCGCCGTGACCAATTGCGCCAGATCCCGGATTACGCGCCACTGGGGTGCAGCTTCATCAGCCACGATGCCAGCGATCTGCACCGCCCCCGCGTCGCTGAACTGCGCGGTCAGAGTGCTGCAATTCTGACCTGGACGATCCGCAGCCACGAAGCCGAACGCGCCGCCCGGCGGGTCGCGGATACGGTGACTTTCGAAGGGTATCTGCCGCTGGGCTGA
- a CDS encoding RidA family protein translates to MNGRIEKRLADLGVTLPDAPAPAANYVPAVRTGDMVWISGQISASDGKLITGKLGRNMATEAGAAAAKVCAINLLAQLRTACDGDLDRLVRVVKLTGFVNSDDEFTEQPQVINGASDFLVEALGDAGRHARAAVGVASLPLGVAVEIEGVFQVK, encoded by the coding sequence ATGAACGGACGTATCGAAAAACGCTTGGCCGATCTGGGCGTGACCCTGCCGGATGCCCCGGCGCCTGCGGCAAATTACGTGCCCGCCGTGCGGACCGGGGACATGGTCTGGATTTCGGGCCAAATCTCGGCCAGCGACGGCAAACTGATCACCGGAAAGCTGGGTCGCAACATGGCGACCGAAGCCGGTGCCGCCGCCGCAAAAGTCTGCGCAATCAACCTGTTGGCCCAACTGCGCACCGCATGTGACGGCGATCTTGACCGGCTGGTCCGGGTGGTCAAGCTGACTGGCTTTGTCAACTCGGACGACGAATTTACCGAACAGCCGCAGGTCATCAACGGCGCATCCGACTTTCTGGTCGAAGCCCTGGGCGACGCCGGTCGTCACGCCCGCGCCGCCGTCGGGGTCGCGTCGCTGCCGCTTGGCGTCGCGGTCGAGATTGAAGGCGTGTTCCAGGTAAAATGA
- a CDS encoding VacJ family lipoprotein: MAKILSRMAPVLAIVGALGLSACSVPSGDVDIHDPYEDTNRSIHSFNKGLDRAIVRPASTAINTVVPEPVMRSVGNFASNLGTPASVMNDVLQGDLDTGTHNFFRFVINTTVGIGGLFDAAGWMGLEERRNDFGQTLAVWGVPEGAYQELPILGPSTERDTAGLIVDILTDPVNSILPNDERATRRSASVLSRISERDVFGEEIDSVLYDSADSYAQLRSIYLQNRRFQVSDGDLEDFYIDPFEGLDAQE; this comes from the coding sequence TTGGCTAAAATTCTTTCCAGAATGGCTCCGGTGCTGGCGATTGTCGGCGCGCTTGGCCTGTCCGCCTGTAGTGTTCCCAGCGGTGACGTGGATATTCACGACCCGTATGAGGACACGAACCGGAGCATTCACAGCTTCAACAAAGGCCTGGATCGCGCCATCGTGCGTCCGGCGTCGACGGCGATCAACACCGTCGTGCCCGAGCCTGTGATGCGCTCGGTCGGGAATTTTGCCAGCAATCTGGGTACGCCCGCGTCTGTCATGAATGACGTGCTGCAGGGCGATCTGGATACCGGTACGCACAACTTCTTCCGCTTTGTCATCAACACGACCGTCGGCATCGGCGGCCTGTTTGATGCGGCTGGCTGGATGGGTCTGGAAGAACGCCGCAATGACTTTGGTCAGACGCTGGCGGTCTGGGGCGTGCCGGAAGGCGCGTATCAGGAACTGCCGATCCTGGGGCCATCGACCGAACGTGATACCGCGGGTCTGATCGTTGATATTCTGACCGATCCGGTGAACTCTATTCTGCCCAATGATGAACGTGCCACGCGCCGCTCGGCCAGTGTTCTGTCACGGATCAGTGAACGCGATGTCTTTGGCGAAGAGATCGACTCGGTCCTATATGACAGTGCAGACAGCTATGCGCAGCTGCGCTCGATCTATCTTCAGAACCGCCGCTTCCAGGTTTCGGATGGCGATCTTGAGGATTTCTATATTGACCCGTTTGAGGGACTGGATGCTCAAGAGTAA